In Hymenobacter sublimis, a single genomic region encodes these proteins:
- a CDS encoding response regulator: protein MKLFELVYVIEDDFITSKITELYLQQHGAFKRVQKYKNGQPALDALHRASDQPAKLPDLILLDLNMPVMDGWEFLDALSAEHWPKPVPVCVLTSSINPDDIKRATSYTAVQGYFIKPMDAHLVDEMVQLLE from the coding sequence GTGAAATTGTTTGAGTTAGTATATGTCATTGAGGACGACTTCATTACGTCCAAAATCACGGAGTTGTATCTGCAGCAGCACGGGGCGTTCAAGCGCGTGCAAAAGTACAAGAACGGGCAGCCCGCCCTGGACGCGCTTCACCGCGCCTCCGACCAGCCCGCCAAACTCCCAGATTTGATTTTGCTAGACCTGAACATGCCCGTCATGGATGGCTGGGAGTTTCTAGACGCCCTTTCGGCCGAGCACTGGCCCAAGCCCGTGCCCGTGTGCGTGCTCACCTCCTCCATTAACCCCGACGACATCAAAAGGGCCACCTCCTACACCGCCGTGCAGGGCTACTTTATCAAGCCCATGGATGCCCACTTGGTTGATGAAATGGTGCAATTGCTGGAGTAG